In Candidatus Binataceae bacterium, a single window of DNA contains:
- the truA gene encoding tRNA pseudouridine(38-40) synthase TruA — protein MLVKLTLEYEGTNYSGWQLQAKHDTIQGRIEKALAQIFSTPVRVHGSGRTDTGVHARGQVAAITIPRPFDLERLKIALNSMLPRDIVVLAAEPAPEGFNPRRSARSRVYEYRVLNRLAPSVFERRFTWHVRDPLSLRAMNAAARVFVGEHDFVAFRKVGSAEKSTVRKVTHSRWSTGGELLTYRIEANSYLRHQVRTMVAAMVDCGSGKLEAGDVAAILESRDRGRAPASAPPQGLFLVEVRYGP, from the coding sequence ATGCTCGTCAAGCTGACACTCGAATACGAGGGCACCAATTATTCGGGATGGCAGCTTCAAGCGAAGCACGACACCATCCAGGGACGAATTGAAAAGGCGCTGGCCCAGATTTTCTCGACGCCCGTGCGGGTTCACGGCTCCGGCCGCACCGACACCGGAGTACATGCACGCGGCCAGGTCGCGGCGATCACGATCCCGCGGCCGTTCGATCTCGAGCGCCTCAAGATCGCGCTCAACTCGATGCTACCCCGCGATATCGTTGTGTTAGCAGCGGAGCCCGCACCCGAAGGTTTCAATCCACGCCGTTCTGCCCGCTCGCGCGTCTACGAATATCGCGTGTTGAATCGCCTCGCGCCGTCCGTCTTCGAGCGCCGCTTTACCTGGCACGTGCGCGATCCGCTGAGTCTGCGCGCGATGAACGCGGCGGCGCGAGTCTTCGTCGGTGAGCACGATTTCGTCGCGTTCCGCAAAGTCGGCTCGGCCGAGAAAAGCACGGTGCGCAAGGTGACGCATAGCCGCTGGAGCACCGGCGGCGAGTTGCTGACGTATCGAATCGAGGCCAACAGCTACCTGCGTCACCAGGTGCGCACGATGGTCGCAGCGATGGTCGATTGCGGCAGCGGCAAGCTCGAGGCCGGCGACGTGGCTGCCATTCTCGAAAGCCGCGATCGCGGACGTGCGCCAGCCTCGGCGCCGCCGCAGGGTCTCTTCCTGGTCGAAGTGCGCTATGGCCCCTGA
- a CDS encoding HU family DNA-binding protein: MTQSQVATHIADKTGINKKQAKQVLEEINLLVVRELKKEGSLRIAGLGIFRKRKTKARMGRNPATGQEIKIPARTRLRFTAAKALKDSVLGTK; this comes from the coding sequence ATGACGCAGTCGCAGGTAGCAACTCACATCGCTGACAAAACTGGAATCAACAAGAAACAAGCGAAGCAGGTGCTCGAAGAGATCAACTTGCTCGTGGTGCGCGAGCTCAAGAAGGAAGGCTCGCTGCGCATCGCGGGGCTCGGGATCTTCCGCAAGCGCAAGACCAAGGCGCGCATGGGGCGCAATCCCGCCACCGGCCAGGAGATCAAGATCCCGGCGCGCACGCGCCTGCGTTTCACGGCCGCCAAAGCGCTCAAGGATTCCGTTCTCGGCACGAAGTAA
- a CDS encoding replication-associated recombination protein A gives MARRKADTSPTLFAPRTPMSQPLADRMRPRRLDEVVGQEHLLGPGKILNQMVAAGVLHSMVLWGPPGAGKTTLAILLAQQSGAVFRAIAAVTGGVADLREAVEAARRDLEAGKRTVLFIDEIHRWNRAQQDATLPHVESGLITLIGATTENPSFEVISPLLSRVRLLVLNPLTEENIATLVTRALHDDQRGLGASGLTLGHGAMDEIVRYASGDARRALGTLEIAAELAQNVGISELTPEMVREASQQKALLYDRAGEEHYNVISAFIKSMRGSDPDAALYWMMRMIDAGEDALFIARRMVIFASEDVGNADPRALQIALAVKEAVDFVGLPEGVIPLAQGVTYLAGAPKSNASYVAMNRARADVRAHDALPVPLHLRNAPTGMMKAMGYGKDYRYPHEDAGAINEQQYFPEQLGEKIYYQPSDRGYELRIRDYLERVRAARGKKTNRE, from the coding sequence ATGGCCCGGCGCAAAGCCGATACTTCTCCCACGCTCTTCGCGCCGAGGACGCCGATGAGCCAGCCGCTTGCAGACCGGATGCGTCCGCGCCGGCTCGACGAAGTCGTCGGCCAGGAGCACCTGCTCGGCCCGGGAAAAATTCTCAACCAGATGGTTGCGGCGGGCGTGCTGCATTCGATGGTCCTGTGGGGGCCGCCGGGTGCGGGCAAGACCACGCTCGCGATCCTGCTTGCGCAGCAATCGGGCGCCGTTTTTCGCGCGATCGCGGCCGTGACTGGCGGCGTGGCCGATCTGCGCGAGGCGGTCGAGGCGGCGCGCCGCGATCTCGAAGCGGGAAAGCGCACCGTGCTTTTCATCGACGAAATTCATCGCTGGAACCGCGCGCAGCAGGACGCGACGCTACCTCACGTCGAGAGCGGGCTCATCACACTGATCGGTGCGACGACGGAAAATCCGTCATTCGAAGTCATCTCGCCGCTGCTCTCGCGCGTGCGGCTCCTCGTGCTGAATCCTCTCACCGAGGAGAACATCGCGACGCTCGTCACTCGCGCGCTGCATGACGATCAGCGCGGACTCGGCGCGTCGGGTCTCACGCTCGGGCACGGCGCGATGGACGAGATTGTTCGCTATGCAAGCGGCGACGCGCGGCGCGCGCTCGGCACGCTCGAGATCGCGGCCGAGCTCGCACAGAACGTTGGCATCTCCGAGCTCACGCCGGAGATGGTGCGCGAGGCCTCGCAGCAGAAGGCGTTGCTCTACGATCGTGCGGGTGAGGAGCACTACAACGTTATCTCGGCGTTCATCAAGAGCATGCGCGGCAGCGATCCTGACGCGGCGCTCTACTGGATGATGCGCATGATCGATGCGGGCGAGGACGCGCTCTTCATCGCGCGGCGGATGGTGATCTTCGCGTCAGAGGATGTTGGCAACGCCGACCCGCGCGCGCTCCAGATCGCGCTCGCGGTCAAAGAAGCAGTCGACTTCGTCGGTCTGCCGGAGGGCGTGATCCCGCTGGCACAGGGCGTGACGTATCTGGCCGGCGCGCCGAAGTCGAACGCCTCGTACGTAGCAATGAATCGTGCGCGCGCCGACGTTCGCGCTCACGATGCGCTTCCCGTCCCGCTTCATTTGCGTAACGCTCCGACCGGGATGATGAAAGCGATGGGCTACGGCAAAGACTATCGCTATCCGCATGAAGACGCCGGCGCGATCAACGAGCAGCAGTATTTTCCCGAGCAGCTTGGCGAGAAAATCTACTATCAGCCGAGCGATCGCGGCTATGAGCTGAGAATCCGCGACTACCTGGAACGGGTCCGCGCGGCGCGCGGCAAAAAGACAAACCGCGAGTGA
- the leuB gene encoding 3-isopropylmalate dehydrogenase gives MAYKILVLKGDGIGPEVVSEALQVLKVIARLSAIDLEFKEGLIGGHALDQFGVPLPDDVLKSAQDSDAILLGAVGGPKWDNPTADKRPEQALLGLRKALGLFANVRPVKAVKDLIGSSPIKSDIISAVDLVVIRELTGGIYYGKPSERRAGKDGREAVDTCPYSEVEITRVLKFGFELARERRKKLTSVDKANVLSTSRLWREIATELSTQYKDVAFESQLVDSMAMHLIRRPKDFDVIVTENMFGDILTDEASVLAGSMGLLPSASLGEDVNGAGYRVGLYEPIHGSAPDIAGRDEANPLAAILSGAMLLEHSLGLRSEAEIITKAVEDVIHDGHRTRDLGGSAGTKFIGCKAMGRLVREKIESAEA, from the coding sequence ATGGCCTACAAGATTCTAGTTCTGAAGGGCGACGGCATCGGACCCGAAGTCGTCAGCGAGGCATTGCAGGTCCTCAAGGTGATCGCGCGTCTGTCTGCGATCGATCTGGAGTTCAAGGAGGGCCTGATAGGCGGGCATGCGCTCGATCAGTTTGGCGTGCCGCTTCCCGACGACGTTCTGAAGTCCGCGCAAGATAGCGATGCGATCCTGCTCGGCGCCGTCGGCGGTCCGAAATGGGACAACCCCACAGCAGACAAGCGGCCCGAGCAGGCGCTGCTCGGACTGCGCAAGGCGCTGGGGCTGTTCGCGAATGTGCGCCCAGTCAAGGCGGTGAAGGATCTCATCGGATCGTCGCCGATCAAGTCCGACATCATCTCGGCCGTCGATCTGGTTGTTATCCGCGAGCTGACCGGCGGTATTTACTATGGCAAGCCGAGCGAAAGGCGCGCAGGCAAGGACGGCCGCGAGGCAGTCGACACCTGCCCCTACAGCGAAGTGGAAATCACGCGCGTGCTGAAATTCGGCTTCGAGCTGGCACGCGAGCGCCGCAAGAAACTCACCTCGGTCGATAAGGCCAACGTGCTTTCGACCTCGCGGCTCTGGCGTGAAATCGCGACCGAGCTCAGCACGCAGTACAAAGACGTCGCGTTCGAGAGCCAGCTTGTCGATTCGATGGCGATGCACCTGATTCGGCGCCCGAAAGACTTTGACGTGATCGTGACCGAGAATATGTTCGGCGACATCCTTACCGACGAAGCGTCGGTACTGGCGGGCTCGATGGGTCTGCTGCCGTCCGCATCGCTCGGCGAAGATGTCAACGGCGCCGGTTATCGCGTCGGGCTCTACGAGCCGATCCACGGCAGCGCACCTGATATCGCGGGCCGCGACGAGGCCAATCCGCTGGCGGCCATCCTCTCCGGTGCGATGCTGCTCGAGCATTCGCTGGGCTTGCGCTCCGAAGCCGAGATAATCACGAAAGCTGTCGAAGATGTCATCCACGATGGGCATCGCACGCGCGACTTGGGCGGTAGCGCCGGCACCAAGTTCATCGGCTGCAAGGCGATGGGCCGCCTGGTCCGCGAGAAAATCGAAAGCGCAGAGGCCTAG